The Micromonospora sp. Llam0 genome includes a window with the following:
- a CDS encoding DUF4082 domain-containing protein has translation MSKDSFEPDGGRDESVPGSFTASSPGLPGSPRARRAGRPSPRPTAEPGPDATGRHASTAGSGRGRRRMLRRPTGRRGRLVMIGAVVVSFLATATVVTASVAGEQVDGFTLFAETDVSRVPVDPDTRPVELGVRFTADRDGVVTAVRFLKAKGDRGRHRVNLWNADGERLATAVPKRESRSGWQHVALPEPVEVEAGEVYVASYHTSRYRATQRYFERPVSAGPLRADGTAGVYAYGSGGFPRQTWKASNYWVDLAFEPTGSQQPEPTPSPTASAEPSPTPSPTASPTAPPTASPSASPTGGTPAVLDLPRVPWEGGPAYYANFPQARASGWTDPSFFPIGVWYEGVYTQQDIDRDKAAGLNTYVMLTDQSDVALIRRNDMYAFIPQPFSDRGNESVGWVIGDEADMWGGPGNGTWTGNYPGQGPICTSSREGCGLDVMKKESATVPSGDRGLRYANYGKGVMFWQSDPDASKFVNGFSSVVSNDIYWYTDPHVCAAPAEGPTYGVNKDNCRRAANYGLTMQRMREVDAMDGKRQPVWAFVEVGHPFTEDWAPTITGEQITGAVMNSVINEARGIQYFNHNFGGPCISQHVLRERCGDAVRPAVAEVNKRVTSLAPVLNTQSYEWEFNNGLDTMLKAHDGSFYVFAMVGKDTPTGDHSLALPPGVTGDTAEVLFENRSVSISGGAIRDTFAEEYTYHIYKITP, from the coding sequence GTGAGCAAGGATTCTTTCGAGCCGGACGGGGGGCGGGACGAGTCGGTCCCGGGATCGTTCACGGCCAGTTCGCCCGGTTTACCCGGGTCGCCACGCGCCCGGCGGGCCGGTCGCCCGTCGCCGCGTCCCACCGCCGAACCCGGACCGGACGCGACCGGCCGGCACGCGAGCACGGCCGGGTCGGGTCGCGGCCGGCGGCGGATGCTGCGGCGCCCCACCGGCCGTCGCGGTCGGTTGGTGATGATCGGCGCGGTGGTGGTCAGCTTCCTCGCCACCGCGACGGTGGTCACCGCCTCGGTCGCCGGGGAGCAGGTCGACGGCTTCACCCTGTTCGCCGAGACGGACGTGTCGCGGGTGCCGGTCGACCCGGACACCCGGCCGGTGGAACTCGGCGTGCGGTTCACCGCCGACCGCGACGGGGTGGTCACCGCGGTGCGTTTCCTCAAGGCCAAGGGTGACCGCGGTCGACACCGGGTCAACCTGTGGAACGCGGACGGCGAGCGACTGGCGACCGCCGTACCGAAGCGGGAATCCCGCTCCGGGTGGCAGCATGTCGCGCTGCCCGAACCGGTCGAGGTTGAGGCGGGCGAGGTGTACGTCGCCTCGTACCACACCAGTCGGTACCGGGCCACCCAGCGCTACTTCGAGCGGCCGGTGTCCGCCGGTCCGCTGCGGGCCGACGGCACCGCCGGCGTCTACGCGTACGGATCGGGTGGTTTCCCCCGACAGACCTGGAAGGCCAGCAACTACTGGGTCGACCTCGCCTTCGAGCCGACCGGGTCGCAACAGCCGGAACCGACGCCGTCCCCGACGGCCTCCGCCGAGCCGTCGCCGACGCCGTCTCCGACGGCCAGCCCGACCGCTCCGCCGACGGCCAGCCCGTCGGCCTCGCCGACCGGCGGTACGCCGGCCGTGCTCGACCTGCCCCGGGTGCCCTGGGAGGGTGGCCCCGCGTACTACGCGAACTTCCCGCAGGCGCGGGCGTCCGGCTGGACCGACCCGTCGTTCTTCCCGATCGGCGTCTGGTACGAGGGTGTGTACACCCAGCAGGACATCGACCGGGACAAGGCGGCCGGCCTGAACACCTACGTCATGCTGACCGATCAGTCGGATGTCGCACTGATCAGGCGCAACGACATGTACGCCTTCATCCCGCAACCGTTCAGCGACCGGGGCAACGAGAGCGTCGGCTGGGTGATCGGCGATGAAGCGGACATGTGGGGCGGGCCGGGCAACGGCACCTGGACCGGAAACTACCCCGGCCAGGGCCCGATCTGCACCTCCAGCCGGGAGGGCTGCGGACTGGACGTGATGAAGAAGGAGTCGGCCACCGTCCCGTCCGGTGACCGTGGGCTGCGCTACGCCAACTACGGCAAGGGCGTGATGTTCTGGCAGTCCGACCCCGACGCCAGCAAGTTCGTCAACGGCTTCAGCTCGGTGGTCTCCAACGACATCTACTGGTACACCGACCCGCACGTCTGCGCCGCCCCGGCGGAAGGCCCGACGTACGGCGTGAACAAGGACAACTGCCGGCGCGCGGCCAACTACGGGCTCACCATGCAGCGGATGCGTGAGGTCGACGCGATGGACGGCAAGCGGCAGCCGGTCTGGGCCTTCGTCGAGGTGGGGCACCCGTTCACCGAGGACTGGGCGCCGACCATCACCGGTGAGCAGATCACCGGTGCGGTGATGAACTCGGTGATCAACGAGGCTCGGGGCATCCAGTACTTCAACCACAACTTCGGCGGGCCGTGTATCTCGCAGCACGTGCTGCGGGAGCGGTGTGGTGACGCGGTCCGCCCGGCCGTCGCCGAGGTGAACAAGCGCGTCACCAGCCTGGCTCCGGTGCTGAACACCCAGTCCTACGAGTGGGAGTTCAACAACGGACTGGACACGATGCTCAAGGCCCACGACGGCTCGTTCTACGTCTTCGCGATGGTCGGCAAGGACACCCCGACCGGTGACCACTCGCTGGCCCTGCCGCCCGGCGTGACCGGTGACACCGCCGAGGTGCTGTTCGAGAACCGCTCGGTGTCGATCAGCGGTGGAGCGATCCGGGACACCTTCGCCGAGGAGTACACCTACCACATCTACAAGATCACGCCGTAA
- a CDS encoding DUF4082 domain-containing protein produces the protein MMATLMIAMPAASASTDPCVAPVNTIACENSKSGTPSSVWDISGVGDPTIQGFATSTSVNVGEQVGFKVRTEASAYTIKVYRLGWYGGDGAREWATLTPSLPLAANTDADCVHATDTQIFDCGTWQVGATWDVPVDAVSGVYIARLIRSDTGGDSHIPFIVRDDTSTSQLVFQTSDTTWQAYNRYGGADFYWGEGPAYRAYQLSYNRPFATRGAQQGRDFLFSNEYPMIRFLERNGYDVSYISGLDADVRGESLLNHEVYVSVGHDEYWSPQQRANVEAARDAGVHLAFFTGNEVYWKVRWEDSVDGNGTPYRTLVCYKETWDNARIDPSDEWTGVWRDPRFPTGEVREPENALVGNLYMANNTDLAMQVPAEQGRLRFWRHTGVAELAAGQTATLAPHTVGYESNEDLDNGFRPSGTFRLSTTTGHTPEYLVGYGPDNKPGETTHHMTMYRASSGALVFGAGTIQWSWGLDAYHDGGSGAPADDAIQQATVNLFADMGAAPTTPMDGIVVTSESADVLAPTATITGPADGSAVAHGAPVTVTGTASDAGGGLVAGVEVSTNGGDTWHPATTGTHSWTYEFLPTDIATQVVLARAVDDSGNLGAPSDPVALSVSGPYSLFGQAVPDTPAFVETDNGKPDGEPLVPQPAVEVGVRFTPQIDGLVTGLRFYKGEGNGGEHRGTLWTNGGSVLATAVFTDETETGWQQVSLPTPVPVSAGTSYVVSYFAPEGRYASDGGYFLTDHVSGPLLAPATEGTVGNGVYREDEPGFPNNSWGSTNYYADVTFVTADDAPPTVSSTVPTADAANVPADVAPSIVFSKPVDEASIDFTLVGPADEPVPGAVSYDAEARRATFTPTVPLTEQTTYTATVTASDDADVPMNAPYSWSFTSTFSDQVVTLFESGSAPQTTASGESLPVEVGTKFTPSVDGEVVGMRFYRGPGNTGSQVGRLWPVGGGAPLAEVTFPEGGGTGWQSAAFADPVAVSAGTTYVLSYYAPNGNYAFDAGFFGSEYVRGPLSAPAGDNGVYRYGSGGGFPTDTYGSANYWIDPYFLPAGPLSDPTPSPSPTGRPGEDEPAVTATVPTSGATGAAVEVVASALFDVDIDESSLEFGLVDAASEPVAGTVAYDGTTRLATFTPSTALRSLHTYTASVRASSGGVPMAQPYTWSFTTTYGDDVVTLFEPDAVPQQSSVGESDPVELGVKFTPSVDGEVVGMRFYRGPGNTGSQVGRLWPVGGGAPLAEVTFPEGGGTGWQSAAFADPVAVSAGTTYVLSYYAPNGNYAFDAGFFGSEYVRGPLSAPAGDNGVYRYGSGGGFPTGTYNSANYWIDPLYVPGAGGVDPDPTPTTSPSPAGPSPTPSAEPSPSTEPSPSGSPTPTGSPSPSPEPTPSPDPSVPPVSIFGPEDVPTAVNWADEDAVEVGVRFRSDVAGQITGVRFYKGPANTGTHRGSLWTLEGVRLATAVFTDETESGWQTVIFDQPVPILANTTYVASYHTSVGQYAVTANQFAETELDRSPLHVLVGGGVYHYDPYGWVFPGHSVNHNYWVDVVFTPNS, from the coding sequence ATGATGGCGACCCTGATGATCGCGATGCCGGCGGCATCCGCGTCCACCGATCCGTGTGTGGCTCCGGTCAACACGATCGCCTGTGAGAACAGCAAGTCGGGAACGCCGAGTTCGGTGTGGGACATTTCCGGGGTCGGCGACCCCACGATCCAGGGCTTTGCGACCTCGACAAGCGTGAACGTCGGGGAACAAGTCGGTTTCAAGGTACGGACCGAGGCGTCCGCGTACACGATCAAGGTCTACCGGCTCGGCTGGTACGGCGGCGACGGCGCACGGGAGTGGGCGACCCTGACCCCGAGTCTGCCGTTGGCGGCCAACACCGACGCCGACTGTGTGCACGCCACCGACACCCAGATCTTCGACTGCGGCACCTGGCAGGTCGGCGCGACCTGGGACGTACCGGTCGACGCCGTCTCCGGGGTCTACATCGCCCGGCTCATCCGCTCGGACACCGGTGGTGACAGCCACATCCCGTTCATCGTGCGGGACGACACCAGCACCTCGCAGCTGGTGTTCCAGACCTCCGACACCACCTGGCAGGCGTACAACCGCTACGGCGGCGCGGACTTCTACTGGGGCGAGGGTCCGGCGTACCGCGCCTACCAGCTGAGCTACAACCGGCCGTTCGCCACCCGGGGTGCTCAGCAGGGGCGCGACTTCCTCTTCTCCAACGAGTATCCGATGATCCGGTTCCTGGAGCGCAACGGATACGACGTCAGCTACATCAGTGGACTCGACGCGGACGTCCGTGGTGAGTCGCTGCTCAACCACGAGGTGTACGTCTCCGTCGGGCACGACGAGTACTGGTCCCCGCAGCAGCGGGCCAACGTCGAGGCGGCCCGCGACGCCGGGGTGCACCTGGCGTTCTTCACCGGCAACGAGGTCTACTGGAAGGTCCGCTGGGAGGACAGCGTCGACGGCAACGGTACGCCGTACCGCACCCTGGTCTGCTACAAGGAAACCTGGGACAACGCGCGGATCGACCCGTCGGACGAGTGGACCGGCGTGTGGCGTGACCCACGCTTCCCGACCGGCGAGGTGCGCGAGCCGGAGAACGCGCTGGTCGGCAACCTCTACATGGCGAACAACACCGACCTGGCCATGCAGGTCCCCGCCGAGCAGGGCAGGCTGCGGTTCTGGCGGCACACCGGCGTGGCCGAGCTGGCTGCGGGCCAGACCGCCACTCTGGCGCCGCACACCGTCGGCTACGAGTCCAACGAGGATCTCGACAACGGCTTCCGGCCGTCCGGCACCTTCCGGCTCTCCACCACCACCGGCCACACCCCCGAGTACCTGGTCGGCTATGGCCCGGACAACAAGCCGGGGGAGACCACCCACCACATGACCATGTACCGGGCGTCGAGCGGTGCGCTGGTCTTCGGCGCCGGCACCATCCAGTGGTCGTGGGGGCTCGACGCCTACCACGACGGTGGCTCGGGTGCGCCCGCCGACGACGCGATTCAGCAGGCCACGGTCAACCTCTTCGCTGACATGGGCGCGGCGCCGACCACCCCGATGGACGGCATCGTGGTGACCAGCGAGTCCGCCGACGTCCTGGCGCCCACCGCGACGATCACCGGACCGGCCGACGGCAGCGCGGTGGCCCACGGCGCGCCGGTCACGGTCACCGGCACCGCGTCCGACGCCGGTGGCGGGCTGGTCGCCGGCGTCGAGGTCTCCACCAACGGCGGCGACACCTGGCACCCGGCCACCACCGGTACGCATTCCTGGACGTACGAGTTCCTGCCCACCGACATTGCCACCCAGGTGGTGCTGGCGCGGGCGGTCGACGACAGCGGCAACCTCGGTGCCCCGTCCGACCCGGTCGCCCTGTCGGTCTCCGGGCCGTACTCGCTGTTCGGCCAGGCGGTGCCGGACACCCCGGCGTTCGTCGAGACCGACAACGGCAAACCGGACGGCGAGCCGCTGGTCCCCCAGCCGGCGGTCGAGGTCGGCGTGCGGTTCACCCCCCAGATCGACGGTCTGGTCACCGGCCTGCGCTTCTACAAGGGCGAGGGCAACGGTGGCGAGCACCGCGGCACGCTCTGGACCAACGGCGGTTCGGTGCTGGCCACGGCCGTGTTCACCGACGAGACCGAGACCGGCTGGCAGCAGGTAAGCCTGCCGACCCCGGTCCCGGTCTCCGCCGGCACCAGCTACGTGGTCTCCTACTTCGCGCCGGAAGGGCGCTACGCCAGCGACGGCGGCTACTTCCTGACCGATCACGTCTCGGGACCGCTGCTGGCGCCCGCCACCGAAGGCACCGTGGGCAACGGTGTCTACCGGGAGGACGAGCCCGGCTTCCCGAACAACTCGTGGGGTTCGACCAACTACTACGCCGACGTGACCTTCGTGACCGCCGACGACGCGCCACCCACGGTCTCGTCGACGGTGCCGACCGCGGACGCGGCGAACGTACCGGCCGACGTGGCCCCGTCGATCGTGTTCAGCAAGCCGGTCGACGAGGCCAGCATCGATTTCACGTTGGTCGGCCCAGCCGACGAGCCGGTGCCCGGTGCCGTCAGCTACGACGCCGAGGCCCGGCGGGCCACCTTCACGCCGACGGTGCCGCTGACCGAGCAGACCACCTACACCGCGACGGTGACCGCGAGCGACGACGCCGACGTGCCGATGAACGCGCCGTACTCGTGGTCGTTCACATCGACCTTCTCCGATCAGGTGGTGACCCTGTTCGAATCCGGGTCCGCTCCGCAGACCACCGCGTCCGGCGAGAGCCTGCCGGTGGAGGTGGGGACCAAGTTCACCCCGTCGGTGGACGGTGAGGTGGTCGGGATGCGGTTCTACCGGGGGCCGGGGAACACCGGTAGCCAGGTCGGCCGGTTGTGGCCGGTCGGTGGTGGTGCGCCGCTGGCGGAGGTGACGTTCCCGGAGGGTGGCGGTACGGGTTGGCAGTCGGCGGCGTTCGCGGACCCGGTGGCGGTGTCGGCGGGTACGACGTATGTGTTGTCGTACTACGCGCCGAACGGCAACTACGCGTTCGATGCCGGGTTCTTCGGTTCGGAGTACGTGCGGGGTCCGTTGAGCGCGCCGGCGGGGGACAACGGTGTCTACCGGTACGGTTCGGGCGGCGGGTTCCCGACCGACACGTACGGTTCGGCGAACTACTGGATCGACCCGTACTTCCTGCCGGCCGGTCCGCTTTCGGACCCGACACCGTCCCCGTCGCCGACCGGCAGGCCGGGCGAGGACGAGCCGGCGGTCACCGCGACCGTACCGACGTCCGGGGCCACCGGTGCGGCGGTCGAGGTGGTGGCCTCCGCGCTCTTCGATGTCGACATCGACGAATCGTCGCTGGAGTTCGGGCTGGTCGACGCGGCGTCCGAGCCGGTCGCCGGCACGGTCGCCTACGACGGTACGACCCGACTCGCGACGTTCACCCCGTCGACCGCGCTGCGGTCGCTGCACACCTACACCGCGTCGGTGCGGGCCAGCAGCGGCGGAGTGCCGATGGCGCAGCCGTACACCTGGTCGTTCACCACTACCTACGGCGACGACGTGGTCACCCTGTTCGAGCCGGACGCGGTCCCGCAGCAGTCCTCGGTCGGCGAGAGCGACCCGGTCGAACTCGGCGTCAAGTTCACCCCGTCGGTGGACGGTGAGGTGGTCGGGATGCGGTTCTACCGGGGGCCGGGGAACACCGGTAGCCAGGTCGGCCGGTTGTGGCCGGTCGGTGGTGGTGCGCCGCTGGCGGAGGTGACGTTCCCGGAGGGTGGCGGTACGGGTTGGCAGTCGGCGGCGTTCGCGGACCCGGTGGCGGTGTCGGCGGGTACGACGTATGTGTTGTCGTACTACGCGCCGAACGGCAACTACGCGTTCGATGCCGGGTTCTTCGGTTCGGAGTACGTGCGGGGTCCGTTGAGCGCGCCGGCGGGGGACAACGGTGTCTACCGGTACGGTTCGGGCGGCGGGTTCCCCACCGGGACGTACAACTCGGCGAACTACTGGATCGACCCGTTGTACGTTCCCGGTGCCGGTGGGGTAGACCCCGACCCCACGCCGACCACCAGTCCGTCACCGGCCGGACCGTCGCCGACGCCGTCGGCCGAGCCCTCGCCGTCGACCGAGCCGAGTCCGTCCGGATCGCCGACCCCGACCGGCTCGCCGTCGCCGAGCCCTGAGCCGACCCCGAGCCCCGACCCGTCGGTGCCGCCGGTGAGTATCTTCGGCCCGGAGGACGTGCCCACGGCGGTGAACTGGGCCGACGAGGACGCGGTCGAGGTGGGGGTGCGGTTCCGCTCCGACGTCGCCGGTCAGATCACCGGTGTCCGGTTCTACAAGGGCCCGGCCAACACCGGTACGCACCGCGGCTCGCTCTGGACGTTGGAAGGTGTCCGGTTGGCGACGGCGGTGTTCACCGACGAGACGGAATCCGGTTGGCAGACGGTCATCTTCGACCAGCCGGTGCCCATTCTCGCGAACACCACCTATGTGGCCTCATACCACACATCGGTCGGCCAGTACGCCGTGACGGCCAACCAGTTCGCCGAAACCGAACTGGACCGGTCGCCGCTGCACGTGCTGGTCGGCGGGGGTGTGTACCACTACGACCCGTACGGCTGGGTGTTCCCCGGCCACTCGGTCAACCACAACTACTGGGTAGATGTCGTGTTCACGCCTAACTCTTGA
- a CDS encoding O-antigen ligase → MSSGVHPADLEPAWISERTYVTRRRLTRIDAPVMLSLMVCLLTLIPSHLILPGMTDLGRPALIVAILMWFWWMTARLNSRLVLTGPQPLRWAILAFLLSMLLSYAIGFLRGLTVMEANAADRWMLTAAAVSGVILLTADGMPNWDRLDGVLRVFVYCCAFVAVVGLIQAFLYFDLTQYMRVPGLQMKGWVVGLEVRGGGVRVPSTTFHYIEFSLLMAMALPFAIHFARFSATSRHRQMFAFLALLIAAAIPATMSRTGFVALAIVLLVLMPTWAWRMRYNMMALGLVMFAGMAVVKPSLVTTITNMFLGASTDPSITSRTERYEMVGYYFTQRPWFGRGTGTWVSPQYQYLDNQWLAFALTNGVVGVAVLAALHVTAIVVALLARRRSTSERDRHLCSILIAVQLVAIAAGFTFDSLSFSTYAVAMSLMVGMCGAVWRLSHPALKVRTSTPRWFGS, encoded by the coding sequence ATGTCATCCGGGGTGCACCCGGCAGACCTCGAACCGGCGTGGATCAGCGAGCGCACCTATGTGACTCGCCGCCGGCTGACCAGGATCGACGCGCCGGTCATGTTGTCGCTCATGGTCTGCCTGCTGACGCTGATCCCGTCGCACCTCATCCTGCCCGGAATGACCGATCTGGGGCGTCCGGCGCTGATCGTGGCGATCCTGATGTGGTTCTGGTGGATGACGGCCCGGCTCAACTCCAGGTTGGTGCTCACTGGCCCGCAACCGCTGCGCTGGGCGATCCTGGCCTTCCTGCTGTCGATGCTGCTGTCGTACGCCATCGGCTTCCTCCGTGGGCTGACCGTGATGGAGGCGAACGCGGCGGACCGCTGGATGCTGACCGCTGCGGCGGTCTCCGGCGTGATCCTGTTGACCGCCGACGGCATGCCCAACTGGGACCGTCTCGACGGCGTACTGCGGGTGTTTGTCTACTGCTGTGCTTTTGTCGCCGTGGTCGGGCTGATTCAGGCGTTTTTGTACTTTGATCTGACTCAGTACATGCGGGTGCCCGGTCTGCAGATGAAAGGGTGGGTCGTCGGCCTGGAAGTCCGCGGCGGAGGCGTACGGGTGCCCAGCACGACCTTTCACTACATCGAGTTCAGTCTGTTGATGGCGATGGCGCTGCCGTTCGCGATCCACTTTGCGCGTTTTTCGGCCACTTCCCGACATCGGCAGATGTTCGCATTCCTGGCGTTGCTCATCGCTGCGGCGATCCCGGCGACGATGTCCCGGACCGGATTCGTGGCGTTGGCGATCGTGCTGCTCGTCCTGATGCCCACCTGGGCGTGGCGGATGCGCTACAACATGATGGCGCTGGGTCTTGTCATGTTCGCCGGGATGGCGGTGGTGAAGCCGTCACTCGTCACCACGATCACCAACATGTTCCTTGGGGCGAGCACGGACCCGAGCATCACCTCGCGGACCGAGCGGTACGAGATGGTCGGCTACTACTTCACCCAGCGACCGTGGTTCGGCCGGGGGACCGGGACCTGGGTGTCCCCGCAGTACCAGTACCTCGACAACCAGTGGCTCGCCTTCGCCCTGACCAACGGCGTGGTCGGGGTCGCGGTGCTTGCCGCACTGCACGTCACCGCGATCGTCGTCGCACTGCTCGCCCGGCGCAGGTCGACATCGGAGCGTGACCGGCACCTCTGTTCGATCCTCATCGCGGTGCAGCTGGTCGCGATCGCGGCGGGCTTCACCTTCGACTCGCTGAGCTTCAGCACCTACGCCGTGGCGATGTCGCTCATGGTGGGTATGTGTGGCGCTGTGTGGCGGCTCAGTCACCCGGCGCTGAAGGTGCGGACGTCGACGCCCCGGTGGTTCGGTTCGTAA
- a CDS encoding glycosyltransferase, protein MRILTCLHTMEIGGSQINAIEIAATVAGLGHEVIIYGPDGELRSMVDEWGLEFVQAPPKGEAPSPRNVTAIADVVRHRRIDLVHAYEWAPTLEAAYGAYLRQGVPLVVTVLSMEVPAWVPRHLPLIVGTEQLAVEERPHRAEVHVIEPPIDTDANAPVTDSGPARRALGIADDEIAVVSVSRLAAALKLEGLLAATRAMAGIDPALRMRLLIVGDGEARAEIQQAADKTNAERGAEAVTLTGAMLDPRDAYAAADIVIGMGSSALRAMAFAKPVVVQGEQGFWLPLTPQTLPVFLDQGFYGLGDGTDGTDRVAAALTELGTADPRQRAELGEFGRRTVVERFSLQAAGRRQADIYAHAVEQRLNLPRRAGAMAHPTAHLLNFKASLARQRFAAGRTAAGSGSDS, encoded by the coding sequence GTGCGCATCCTCACTTGCCTGCACACGATGGAGATCGGCGGAAGCCAGATCAATGCCATCGAGATCGCGGCGACCGTGGCCGGACTCGGGCACGAGGTGATCATCTACGGTCCGGACGGGGAGCTGCGGAGCATGGTCGACGAGTGGGGCCTGGAGTTCGTCCAGGCCCCACCGAAGGGCGAGGCGCCGTCACCGCGCAACGTCACCGCCATCGCCGACGTCGTCCGGCACCGTCGCATCGACCTGGTCCACGCCTACGAGTGGGCACCCACTCTGGAGGCCGCCTACGGCGCGTACCTGCGCCAAGGGGTGCCGCTCGTGGTCACCGTGCTCTCCATGGAGGTGCCGGCCTGGGTGCCCCGGCATCTGCCGCTGATCGTCGGGACCGAGCAGCTCGCCGTCGAGGAACGCCCGCACCGGGCCGAGGTGCACGTCATCGAGCCGCCGATCGACACCGACGCCAACGCCCCGGTCACCGATTCCGGGCCGGCCCGGCGCGCCCTCGGCATCGCCGACGACGAGATCGCCGTGGTGTCGGTGTCCCGGTTGGCGGCCGCGCTCAAACTCGAAGGGCTGCTCGCCGCGACCCGGGCGATGGCCGGCATCGATCCGGCGCTGCGGATGCGGCTGCTGATCGTCGGCGACGGCGAGGCCCGGGCAGAGATCCAACAGGCGGCCGACAAGACCAACGCCGAGCGGGGCGCGGAGGCGGTCACCCTCACCGGCGCGATGCTCGACCCGCGCGACGCGTACGCCGCCGCCGATATCGTCATCGGCATGGGGTCTTCGGCGTTGCGCGCGATGGCCTTCGCCAAGCCGGTCGTCGTGCAGGGCGAGCAGGGGTTCTGGCTGCCGCTCACCCCGCAGACCCTGCCGGTCTTCCTCGACCAGGGGTTCTACGGCCTCGGCGACGGCACCGACGGCACCGACCGGGTCGCCGCCGCGCTCACCGAACTCGGCACGGCAGACCCCCGGCAGCGGGCCGAGCTCGGCGAGTTCGGCCGCCGTACCGTCGTCGAACGGTTCAGTCTGCAGGCCGCCGGCCGGCGGCAGGCGGACATCTACGCGCACGCGGTCGAGCAACGGCTGAACCTGCCGCGCCGGGCCGGAGCCATGGCCCATCCGACCGCCCACCTGCTGAACTTCAAGGCGAGCCTGGCCCGGCAGCGGTTCGCCGCCGGGCGGACCGCGGCCGGGAGCGGTAGTGACAGCTGA
- a CDS encoding lipopolysaccharide biosynthesis protein, which yields MTADAAAPAPLGARVKRALAWSTLNSIALRIGSLGVGVLLARLLAPEEFGVFAVALTVQTIVMSLADLGMSADIIRYGVQGRAGTVTTISLLTSLGLAGAMSLAAGPVSAAMDSPQATPVVQVMSLTLVLSGLSVVPYAVMQREFRQRAQLGLDGTSLVVSTTVTVALVLLGFGAMSLAISRVVAQSMVTVLQFVLTRSRPTFGFDPAVARSLIRFGVPLAGANVLSWVVMNVGHLTVGATAGTVMLGLYTLAFNISTWPMSALGVAIRAVALPAFATVTDPRRKAAGFVSAAALTWTVALLVGVLLSGLASVVVPVLYGQRWSMAADALAGLAFFGAFRVLFDLVATFLIAVGASRALFVAQVVWLAALFPAVILGVRWYGLIGAGFGHALVCALIILPMYAVALRRHGVRLRALAGALVLPLVVAVPAVALGLLVVRTVPGALWQLLAGGAVMTVAFAGPLLPWLRRRLRELKAAGDTPAGQEPAAGQEPVADRAPAEPPETGPTDVRTPAGTVPSPEPPTPLVTVTRP from the coding sequence GTGACAGCTGACGCAGCCGCACCGGCCCCGCTCGGTGCCCGGGTCAAGCGTGCCCTCGCGTGGAGCACCCTGAACAGCATCGCCCTGCGGATCGGCAGCCTCGGTGTCGGCGTCCTGCTGGCCCGGCTGCTCGCCCCGGAGGAGTTCGGCGTCTTCGCGGTCGCGTTGACCGTGCAGACCATCGTGATGTCCCTGGCCGACCTCGGGATGAGCGCGGACATCATCCGGTACGGGGTGCAGGGCCGCGCCGGCACCGTCACTACCATCTCGTTGCTGACCAGCCTGGGCCTGGCCGGTGCGATGTCGCTGGCGGCCGGGCCGGTGTCGGCGGCGATGGACAGCCCGCAGGCCACCCCGGTGGTGCAGGTGATGTCGTTGACCCTGGTGCTCAGCGGCCTGTCGGTGGTGCCGTACGCGGTCATGCAGCGGGAGTTCCGCCAACGTGCCCAGCTCGGCCTCGACGGCACCAGCCTGGTGGTGAGCACCACCGTCACGGTCGCCCTGGTGCTGCTCGGTTTCGGAGCGATGTCGCTGGCGATCTCCCGGGTGGTGGCCCAGTCGATGGTCACCGTACTGCAGTTCGTGCTGACCCGGTCCCGGCCGACGTTCGGGTTCGACCCGGCGGTGGCCCGCAGCCTGATCCGGTTCGGCGTGCCGTTGGCCGGCGCCAACGTACTGTCCTGGGTGGTGATGAACGTCGGTCACCTGACCGTCGGGGCCACCGCAGGAACGGTGATGCTCGGCCTCTACACCCTGGCGTTCAACATTTCCACCTGGCCGATGAGCGCCCTCGGGGTGGCGATCCGGGCGGTGGCACTGCCGGCCTTCGCCACCGTGACCGACCCCCGGCGTAAGGCCGCCGGATTCGTCTCGGCCGCCGCGTTGACCTGGACCGTCGCGCTGCTTGTCGGCGTACTGCTGTCCGGGTTGGCCAGTGTCGTGGTGCCGGTGCTGTACGGGCAGCGCTGGTCGATGGCGGCCGACGCGTTGGCCGGGCTGGCCTTCTTCGGGGCGTTCCGGGTGCTGTTCGACCTGGTGGCGACCTTCCTGATCGCGGTCGGTGCGAGCCGGGCGTTGTTCGTCGCCCAGGTGGTCTGGCTGGCCGCGCTCTTCCCCGCGGTGATCCTCGGGGTGCGCTGGTACGGGCTGATCGGTGCCGGGTTCGGGCACGCGCTGGTCTGTGCGTTGATCATCCTGCCGATGTACGCGGTCGCGCTGCGTCGGCACGGTGTCCGGCTGCGGGCGTTGGCCGGTGCGCTGGTGCTGCCGCTGGTCGTGGCGGTGCCCGCGGTGGCGCTCGGCCTGCTGGTGGTGCGTACCGTGCCGGGGGCGCTGTGGCAGCTGCTGGCCGGCGGCGCCGTGATGACCGTGGCGTTCGCCGGGCCGCTGCTGCCCTGGTTGCGGCGCCGGCTGCGGGAGCTCAAGGCGGCCGGTGACACCCCGGCAGGTCAGGAACCGGCGGCAGGTCAGGAACCGGTGGCAGATCGGGCGCCGGCCGAGCCGCCGGAAACCGGGCCCACCGATGTCCGTACGCCGGCCGGTACGGTCCCGTCCCCCGAACCGCCGACCCCACTCGTCACTGTCACCAGACCCTGA